Genomic segment of Syntrophomonadaceae bacterium:
GGATGGCGCCAAAAATTACGCAAAAATTGCCAGTCTTATCTCAACACTGAGAAAGCAGGGCACTAATATGTATGTGACAATTAATGATATTCTTAACGGTATCCTTCCCTCGTTTGATTTTAAACAACCCATTGGCGACGGGTAATCGGAACATCAGCAATATTTTCTGCGTTAATCATGATCACAGAACCTTAAGGAGCCTATGCGCTTTATTTTGGGTTCTTTTTGTCGTGCCCAAATTTCTTAAATTAATTTGTTAATTTTACTTTGCTGGTGTTTTTACTTTTGGTCATTTAAATCTGACCCCTGAATAGTTACAGACATTGTGTGTCCTCTATTGCCCTTGGTAACAAAGCAGTTGATATTATATGAAATTAGGAATATAATAAAGTCGGAAAGTTATACTTGAATTATATGGGGATGATGAACATGTTGGTGGAATTTAAACAAAAATCCCAAGTGACGATTCCAAGCGAACTGGTAAAAAAGCTTAAGCTTAAGCCCGGTGATAAATTAGAAATCGAAGAGAAGGACGGCTGCCTGATTATTACCCCTGTTGAGGTTGTTTCGCGATCTCAAATGTGGTTTTACTCCAGGGAATGGCAAGCGAATGAGCAGAAGGTTGAGCAGCAAATACGGGAAGGCCAGGTGAAAATGGCAAAAAGCAAGGATGAATTATTCAAAGATCTGGGGCTGGAGTAAATATGAATATTTACTATTCAGAGCTATTTGCTGAAAAAGTCAAGCAGCTACCGGTTGAGTTGAAACGCATCTTAAAAAAGAATCTAGAGTTAATGCTGGTAAACCC
This window contains:
- a CDS encoding AbrB/MazE/SpoVT family DNA-binding domain-containing protein, whose amino-acid sequence is MLVEFKQKSQVTIPSELVKKLKLKPGDKLEIEEKDGCLIITPVEVVSRSQMWFYSREWQANEQKVEQQIREGQVKMAKSKDELFKDLGLE